A region of Pleionea litopenaei DNA encodes the following proteins:
- a CDS encoding secondary thiamine-phosphate synthase enzyme YjbQ, translating into MTQWIDVTTHGQGLYEITRTLTNLINENSVQEGLCTLFVCHTSCSLTIQENADPSAQADLERWLNRLVPENDALYTHTCEGPDDMPAHIKAALTATTLSIPIHQGRLVLGTWQGVFLWEHRHASHRRRAAVSIISE; encoded by the coding sequence GTGACTCAGTGGATAGACGTCACCACTCATGGACAAGGGCTCTATGAGATTACTCGTACCCTGACTAACCTAATCAATGAAAATAGTGTTCAAGAGGGGTTGTGTACCTTGTTTGTGTGCCACACCTCTTGCAGTCTAACCATTCAAGAAAATGCTGATCCGTCGGCTCAGGCAGACCTTGAACGATGGTTAAATCGATTGGTTCCTGAAAACGATGCCTTGTACACTCATACCTGTGAGGGACCGGATGATATGCCCGCGCATATCAAAGCCGCATTGACCGCCACGACACTGTCGATTCCGATCCACCAAGGACGATTGGTTCTTGGGACCTGGCAGGGCGTTTTTCTATGGGAACACCGTCACGCAAGTCATCGTCGACGGGCTGCCGTCTCGATTATTTCTGAGTAA
- the alr gene encoding alanine racemase, with the protein MRPTRAVIHLSAIEHNLALIRTMAPQSKIMAVVKADAYGHGIVKVAQCLEHADALAVACIEEAIELRNGGIDKPIILLEGIFEASELDLIEQLDLQMVIHNQQQVAMLLEHPPQKALDIWLKLDSKMNRLGFSAEQFRENFERLSSKPFIRHLRLMTHFACADDIHNPMTQEQLVEFKRLTESLSGEKTAANSAAVLAWPESHFDWVRPGLMLYGCSPLLDATGSDHQLRPAMTLESKVITIKPVKAGESVGYGANWRAEQDTQVAIIAIGYGDGYPRHAKNGTPVWLNGRIVPIAGRVSMDMIAVDIGSNNTDRVGDRVVLWGPELPVEQVATHADTIPYTLLCGVTSRVKFHWSEQ; encoded by the coding sequence ATGCGACCGACTCGAGCTGTAATTCATCTGTCTGCGATTGAGCACAATCTAGCACTTATTCGTACCATGGCACCGCAAAGTAAAATCATGGCGGTGGTCAAAGCTGATGCCTATGGTCACGGAATCGTGAAGGTTGCGCAATGCTTGGAGCATGCCGATGCGTTGGCCGTTGCCTGCATTGAAGAGGCAATCGAGCTGCGAAATGGAGGTATTGATAAGCCCATTATTTTGCTTGAAGGAATATTTGAGGCATCGGAGCTTGACCTGATTGAACAGCTTGATTTGCAAATGGTGATTCATAATCAGCAGCAGGTGGCGATGTTGCTTGAGCATCCTCCGCAAAAGGCGCTGGATATTTGGCTGAAGCTTGATTCCAAAATGAATCGTTTGGGCTTTTCAGCTGAACAGTTTCGTGAAAATTTTGAGCGGTTATCGAGCAAACCCTTTATTCGACATCTGCGCTTAATGACGCATTTTGCCTGTGCAGACGATATTCATAACCCAATGACACAAGAGCAGCTGGTTGAGTTTAAGAGATTGACAGAGAGCTTATCGGGAGAGAAAACCGCAGCGAACTCTGCCGCCGTTTTAGCCTGGCCCGAGTCGCACTTTGATTGGGTGAGGCCTGGACTCATGTTGTATGGGTGCTCTCCGTTGTTAGACGCGACAGGTTCTGACCATCAGTTGCGACCTGCGATGACGCTTGAGTCTAAGGTCATTACGATTAAACCCGTCAAAGCCGGAGAGTCGGTTGGCTATGGTGCAAATTGGCGAGCTGAGCAAGATACGCAAGTCGCCATTATCGCCATAGGCTATGGCGATGGTTATCCCCGGCATGCGAAGAATGGGACACCCGTTTGGTTGAATGGACGGATAGTGCCCATTGCTGGACGAGTTTCGATGGATATGATCGCCGTGGACATTGGCAGCAACAATACTGACAGGGTAGGTGATCGGGTCGTACTGTGGGGGCCGGAACTTCCTGTCGAGCAAGTGGCGACTCATGCCGATACCATTCCCTACACTCTGCTCTGTGGAGTGACTTCTCGAGTTAAGTTCCATTGGAGTGAGCAGTGA
- the rpsF gene encoding 30S ribosomal protein S6, which translates to MNHYEIVFMVHPDQSDQVPAMIEKYTNIVTEAEGKIHRLEDWGRRQLAYAIENVHKAHYVLMNIECDFAAVEEIENIFRFNDAVLRHMTIRRKGPITEASPLAKDDSSERSSAPAKDSSETESTAEEAAAE; encoded by the coding sequence ATGAATCACTACGAAATCGTATTCATGGTGCACCCTGATCAAAGCGATCAAGTACCTGCAATGATCGAGAAGTACACCAACATCGTGACTGAAGCAGAAGGCAAAATCCACCGTCTAGAAGACTGGGGTCGTCGCCAACTGGCTTACGCCATCGAAAACGTACACAAAGCGCATTACGTGTTAATGAACATCGAGTGTGACTTTGCTGCTGTTGAAGAAATTGAGAACATTTTCCGATTCAACGATGCCGTTCTTCGTCATATGACCATTCGTCGTAAAGGTCCTATCACTGAAGCATCTCCTCTAGCAAAAGACGACAGCTCTGAGCGTTCATCTGCACCTGCTAAGGACTCATCTGAAACCGAATCAACTGCAGAAGAAGCTGCGGCTGAATAA
- the rpsR gene encoding 30S ribosomal protein S18: protein MSRFFRRRKFCRFTAENVTEIDYKDLATLKAYITETGKIVPSRITGTSSKYQRQLARAVKRARFLALLPYSDSHK, encoded by the coding sequence ATGTCTCGTTTTTTCCGTCGTCGTAAATTCTGTCGCTTCACAGCAGAAAACGTTACTGAAATTGATTACAAAGATCTGGCCACTTTAAAAGCCTACATCACTGAAACTGGTAAAATCGTACCTAGCCGTATTACTGGTACTAGCTCTAAATACCAACGCCAATTAGCGCGTGCGGTAAAACGAGCCCGTTTCTTGGCCTTGTTGCCGTACAGCGACTCACACAAGTAA
- the rplI gene encoding 50S ribosomal protein L9, with protein sequence MEVILLEKIRNLGDLGDKVSVANGYGRNYLVPHGKAVPATKDNLEAFEARRAELEKQAAELLSAAEARAEKLKELVVTIPANAGDEGKLFGSIGTRDIADAITAAGTEVEKAEVKMPHGVIRNTGEFEIDLALHTDVTVTIKVNVVPEAA encoded by the coding sequence ATGGAAGTCATTCTGTTGGAAAAAATCCGTAACCTAGGTGACTTAGGTGACAAAGTATCAGTAGCTAACGGTTACGGCCGTAACTACTTGGTTCCGCACGGTAAAGCTGTACCGGCGACTAAAGATAACTTAGAAGCTTTTGAAGCTCGTCGTGCAGAGTTAGAGAAGCAAGCTGCTGAATTATTATCTGCCGCTGAAGCTCGTGCAGAAAAGCTTAAAGAGTTAGTCGTAACGATTCCAGCCAATGCTGGTGATGAAGGCAAATTGTTCGGTTCTATCGGAACTCGTGACATTGCTGACGCAATCACTGCAGCGGGTACTGAAGTTGAAAAAGCTGAAGTAAAAATGCCACATGGCGTTATCCGTAATACTGGTGAGTTCGAAATCGACCTAGCGTTGCACACTGATGTTACTGTTACCATCAAGGTAAACGTAGTACCAGAAGCTGCTTAA
- the dnaB gene encoding replicative DNA helicase codes for MAEKDPTTAQLKIPPHSIEAEQSVLGGLMLDNDAWEKVGDKLVADDFYTKEHRAIFRATSYLAQNNQPMDVITLHEFLEREGEADNVGGLAYLGELAKNTPSAANIEAYAAIVRERAILRELISVSNSIADSAFFPKGRKSDELLDSAESKVFKIAEKRENKDAGLKIASTFLQETLDRIQSAVDSKGGITGLSTGFKDLDKKTNGLQKTDLLIVAGRPAMGKTTFAMNIAEHASIHSGKPVLVYSMEMPANQLLMRSFASIGGVDATRLRTGHLDDKDWDNLMVATNILKNNCKMFIDDSPGLSPSEVRSRARRVVREHGDIGLIVIDYLQLMQVPGLSDNRTLEISEISRSLKALAKELKVPVMALSQLNRSLEQRADRRPVMSDLRESGAIEQDADIIMFVYRDEVYNKDSEDNKGKAEVIIGKQRNGPIGTVHLAFQGHYNRFANLAYEYDEGF; via the coding sequence ATGGCTGAAAAAGACCCAACAACCGCCCAGTTAAAGATACCTCCGCATTCCATCGAAGCTGAGCAGTCCGTGTTAGGCGGGTTAATGCTAGATAACGATGCATGGGAGAAAGTTGGCGATAAACTGGTTGCTGATGACTTTTATACCAAAGAACATCGGGCTATTTTTCGAGCAACCTCTTATTTAGCTCAAAACAATCAGCCGATGGATGTGATCACGCTGCACGAATTCCTAGAACGAGAAGGAGAGGCCGATAACGTCGGTGGCTTAGCCTATCTTGGTGAGTTAGCAAAAAACACACCCAGCGCTGCAAACATTGAGGCTTATGCGGCCATTGTTCGCGAGCGAGCAATATTGAGAGAGTTGATCTCAGTTTCTAATAGCATTGCTGATTCGGCATTTTTTCCGAAGGGCCGTAAGTCTGATGAATTGTTAGATAGCGCCGAATCGAAGGTGTTTAAGATCGCTGAAAAGCGAGAAAACAAAGATGCAGGATTAAAAATCGCATCGACCTTTCTTCAAGAAACGCTGGATCGCATTCAAAGTGCGGTTGACTCTAAGGGCGGCATCACTGGACTCTCAACAGGGTTCAAAGATTTAGATAAGAAAACAAATGGGTTACAAAAAACCGATTTATTAATCGTTGCTGGTCGTCCTGCTATGGGTAAAACCACCTTTGCGATGAATATTGCAGAGCATGCTTCCATTCACAGCGGTAAACCCGTTTTGGTTTACAGCATGGAGATGCCGGCCAATCAATTGCTGATGCGTTCTTTTGCTTCCATTGGTGGCGTCGATGCGACTCGGTTGCGAACCGGGCACTTAGACGACAAAGATTGGGACAACCTGATGGTGGCCACCAATATTCTCAAAAATAATTGTAAAATGTTTATCGATGACTCGCCTGGTCTTTCGCCTTCAGAAGTTCGCTCTCGAGCGAGACGGGTTGTGCGTGAGCACGGCGACATCGGCTTGATCGTAATTGACTATTTACAGCTGATGCAGGTGCCAGGATTGTCTGATAACCGAACGCTCGAAATTTCGGAAATCTCTCGTAGTTTAAAAGCCTTGGCAAAAGAACTTAAAGTACCGGTCATGGCATTGTCACAGTTAAACCGCTCGTTGGAACAACGTGCTGATCGGCGGCCTGTTATGTCAGACTTACGTGAATCAGGGGCGATTGAGCAAGACGCCGACATTATTATGTTCGTTTACCGCGATGAGGTTTACAACAAAGACTCCGAAGACAATAAAGGTAAAGCCGAAGTCATTATTGGCAAGCAACGGAACGGCCCGATTGGTACGGTCCATTTAGCCTTCCAAGGACATTACAACCGCTTTGCTAATTTAGCCTATGAGTATGATGAAGGCTTCTAA